In one Stenotrophomonas maltophilia genomic region, the following are encoded:
- the glpD gene encoding glycerol-3-phosphate dehydrogenase: MDNVDLLVIGGGINGAGIARDAAGRGLRVLLCEQHDLASHTSSASSKLVHGGLRYLEQGEFGLVRKALGERDVLRRQAPCLVRPLRFVLPWEPHLRPRWMLRLGLWLYDHLGHRGAAFPASRALHLPHDPLGTWLSPSLHQAFSYTDAQVDDARLVLLNALDAAQRGARVQVRTRCVELHGEQGHWRAVLVDAAGQQQTVHAHAVANAAGPWAGGLLQRMQARSGTPALRLVQGSHIVLRRPWPDDSACLLQQPDGRVVFLLPFTHDHLLVGTTDTDYQGDPARCHVLPSEVTYLCEAANRYLRQPITATEVVWQFAGVRPLLADPDPRAARLSRDYRLQLQVQGAPAVHVLGGKLTTYRVLAEEALDLLRPHLPQMGPAWTAAGTPLPGSDWGDAVQARSHLRRLAPWLPEDTTRRWAEAYGSRSTELLHGVQGMDDLGEHFGGGLHAHEVVFLRDHEWAHTAEDILWRRSKLGLRLDTAQVARLQDWLEEQQHQAMPGRSR; this comes from the coding sequence ATGGACAATGTCGACCTGCTGGTGATCGGAGGTGGCATCAACGGCGCCGGCATCGCACGCGACGCCGCAGGCCGCGGCCTGCGCGTGCTGCTCTGCGAGCAGCACGATCTTGCGTCACATACCTCCAGCGCCAGCAGCAAGCTGGTCCATGGCGGGCTGCGCTACCTGGAACAGGGCGAGTTCGGCCTGGTGCGCAAGGCGCTGGGCGAACGCGATGTACTCCGCAGGCAGGCGCCCTGCCTGGTCCGGCCGCTGCGCTTCGTGCTGCCCTGGGAACCCCACCTGCGGCCACGCTGGATGCTGCGGCTCGGCCTGTGGCTGTATGACCACCTCGGCCATCGCGGCGCAGCGTTTCCGGCTTCGCGCGCACTGCACCTGCCACACGACCCGTTGGGCACGTGGCTGTCGCCATCGTTGCACCAGGCCTTCAGCTATACCGACGCGCAGGTGGACGATGCACGCCTGGTATTGCTCAACGCGCTGGATGCCGCGCAACGCGGCGCGCGTGTACAGGTTCGCACCCGCTGCGTCGAACTGCACGGCGAGCAGGGCCACTGGCGGGCGGTACTGGTCGATGCAGCGGGACAGCAGCAGACGGTGCATGCACATGCCGTGGCCAACGCGGCCGGTCCCTGGGCCGGAGGCCTGCTGCAACGCATGCAGGCGCGCAGCGGCACACCGGCCCTGCGCCTGGTGCAGGGCAGCCACATCGTGCTGCGCCGGCCCTGGCCCGATGACAGCGCCTGCCTGCTGCAGCAGCCCGACGGACGGGTCGTATTCCTGCTGCCCTTCACCCACGACCACCTGCTGGTGGGTACCACCGACACCGACTATCAGGGCGATCCGGCGCGCTGCCACGTGCTGCCTTCGGAAGTGACATACCTGTGCGAGGCGGCCAACCGCTATCTGCGCCAGCCGATCACGGCGACGGAGGTGGTCTGGCAGTTTGCCGGCGTGCGCCCGCTGCTGGCCGACCCGGATCCGCGCGCGGCACGACTCAGCCGCGACTATCGCCTGCAGTTGCAGGTGCAGGGCGCGCCCGCCGTGCACGTGCTGGGGGGGAAGCTGACCACCTACCGCGTTCTGGCCGAAGAAGCGCTGGATCTGCTGCGGCCCCACCTGCCGCAGATGGGGCCGGCATGGACGGCAGCCGGGACGCCGCTGCCGGGCAGCGACTGGGGCGATGCCGTGCAGGCACGCTCTCACCTGCGGAGACTCGCACCGTGGTTGCCTGAGGACACTACGCGGCGCTGGGCCGAGGCCTATGGCAGCCGCAGCACCGAGCTGCTGCACGGGGTGCAGGGCATGGACGATCTCGGCGAACACTTCGGCGGTGGGCTGCACGCCCATGAGGTCGTGTTCCTGCGCGATCACGAATGGGCGCATACCGCCGAGGACATACTGTGGCGGCGGAGCAAGCTGGGACTGCGGCTGGACACCGCACAGGTGGCACGCCTGCAGGACTGGTTGGAGGAACAGCAGCACCAGGCCATGCCCGGCCGATCGCGGTGA
- a CDS encoding DNA-deoxyinosine glycosylase — protein MSAPTLCTGLPAQVNTRSRVLLLGSMPGAASLHAGQYYAHPRNRFWPLMSDICGFDAGLPYPQRMRALNAAGVGVWDVIGRCERRGSLDADIVRGTEVANALPELIALLPELQLIGCNGAASMQAFQRWVLPVLGEPPRVLALPSTSPANAAWSLQRLRQAWQPVADALAT, from the coding sequence GTGAGCGCGCCAACGCTCTGCACCGGCCTGCCCGCGCAGGTGAACACGCGATCGCGCGTGTTGCTGCTTGGTTCGATGCCGGGTGCTGCGTCGCTGCACGCTGGCCAGTACTACGCGCATCCACGCAATCGTTTCTGGCCGCTCATGTCCGATATCTGCGGCTTTGACGCCGGTTTGCCCTATCCGCAACGCATGCGCGCGCTGAACGCCGCCGGTGTCGGGGTGTGGGATGTGATCGGCCGATGCGAGCGCCGGGGCAGCCTGGATGCGGACATCGTGCGTGGCACGGAAGTGGCCAACGCGCTGCCGGAACTGATCGCCCTGCTGCCTGAGCTGCAGCTGATCGGCTGCAATGGTGCTGCGTCGATGCAGGCATTCCAGCGCTGGGTGCTGCCTGTCCTGGGGGAGCCACCGCGTGTGCTGGCGCTGCCCTCGACCAGCCCGGCCAATGCGGCCTGGTCGCTGCAGCGCCTGCGTCAGGCCTGGCAGCCGGTGGCCGATGCACTGGCGACATGA
- a CDS encoding OmpW/AlkL family protein, with the protein MRSIRILSLALLTSAAFAPAAFAQDSSTTDTASGKHFAVVGGVTLLQPKNDPITGVKKLDGGPAPTVSFSYYVNDNWAVELWGAADKFDHRVKGPGNTRLGSVEQQPVALSGQYHFGQADNVFRPFVGVGYFQSAFSNESLADGSSSDIRLKDAKGVIGTVGVDMNINSTWFARADARYMRARPDVKVGGEKIGEAKLDPWTVGVGIGARF; encoded by the coding sequence ATGCGCTCCATCCGTATCCTGAGTCTCGCCCTGCTGACCTCGGCCGCCTTCGCGCCGGCCGCTTTCGCCCAGGACAGCAGCACCACCGACACCGCCTCGGGCAAGCATTTTGCCGTGGTTGGCGGCGTCACGCTGCTGCAGCCGAAGAATGATCCGATCACCGGCGTCAAGAAGCTCGATGGCGGCCCGGCGCCGACCGTCAGCTTCAGCTACTACGTCAACGACAACTGGGCCGTTGAGCTGTGGGGCGCTGCCGACAAGTTCGATCACCGCGTCAAGGGTCCGGGCAACACCCGCCTGGGCAGCGTCGAGCAGCAGCCGGTCGCGCTGAGCGGCCAGTACCACTTCGGCCAGGCCGACAACGTGTTCCGCCCGTTCGTGGGCGTGGGCTACTTCCAGTCGGCCTTCAGCAACGAATCGCTGGCTGACGGCAGCAGCTCCGACATCCGCCTGAAGGATGCCAAGGGCGTGATCGGCACCGTCGGCGTCGACATGAACATCAACTCCACCTGGTTCGCCCGTGCTGATGCCCGCTACATGCGCGCCCGCCCGGACGTGAAGGTTGGTGGCGAGAAGATCGGCGAAGCCAAGCTGGATCCGTGGACTGTCGGCGTGGGTATCGGCGCCCGCTTCTAA